A single genomic interval of Pelodiscus sinensis isolate JC-2024 chromosome 28, ASM4963464v1, whole genome shotgun sequence harbors:
- the GOLGA7 gene encoding golgin subfamily A member 7 isoform X1, with protein MRMTPLSGFAAHLRLSAKLGWCFYGSRKGGSSTAAEAEGAGAWLCLTASSTCAMRPQQAPVSGKVFVQRDYSSGTRCQFQTKFPPELENRIDRQQFEETVQTLNNLYAEAEKLGGQSYLEGCLACLTAYTIFLCMETHYEKVLKKIAKFIQEQNEKIYAPQGLLLTDPIERGLRVIEITIYEDRSMNSGR; from the exons ATGCGCATGACTCCTCTAAGTGGCTTCGCTGCTCACTTACGGCTTTCAGCGAAACTGGGGTGGTGCTTTTACGGCAGTCGTAAGGGAGGGAGCTCGACGGCCGCTGAAGCggagggagcaggggcctggCTTTGTCT AACAGCCAGTTCTACCTGTGCGATGCGGCCGCAGCAGGCACCTGTTTCTGGTAAAGTGTTTGTCCAGAGAGACTACAGTAGCGGCACCAGGTGCCAGTTCCAGACCAAGTTTCCCCCAGAGTTAGAAAACAGG ATCGATAGGCAGCAGTTTGAAGAGACAGTTCAAACTCTAAATAACCTTTATGCAGAAGCTGAGAAGCTTGGGGGTCAATCTTATCTTGAAGGATGTTTGGCCTGTCTGACTGCTTACACTATCTTTTTGTGCATGGAGACACATTATGAAAAG GTTCTTAAGAAAATTGCCAAATTCATTCAGGAACAGAATGAGAAGATCTACGCACCCCAGGGCCTCCTCTTGACGGATCCCATTGAGAGAGGACTAAGAGTT